The Triticum aestivum cultivar Chinese Spring chromosome 6D, IWGSC CS RefSeq v2.1, whole genome shotgun sequence genomic sequence ACAGGTCGTTCTTCATTATGGAACCACgtacatcatctacttccacacgttctgctacggGACTGCCTACTTCAGCCGCCAACTCCAACTGAGATACAAGAAATCAGGCACCAGGACCACCCCCCGGCAAGAGCACACCTTCGGGTCCCGCACACAACTaatcttcatccatggcatcaacaaggcaaacacatgatgctaTATATcctcgttgcaagggtggaggtcattatgcgagccAATGCCCATCCAAGCGTGTGATGGTcattactgaggatggtgggtatgagtccgctaatgactatgatgaggagactttggctcttattgcaagtgaagaacatggtggagatgattctgaataagagatgcaatacatggctgctgaagacgctggcaggtatgaaagtttagttgctcaacgtgttttgagtgtgcaggtagCACAAGTTGAGAAAAATCATAGGcgcaatttgttccatacaaagggagttgtgaaggaacattttgttcgcgtcatcatcgatggagggagttgcaataacttggctagcatggagatggtggagaactTGTCTCTCACCACCAGACCACATCCTCATCCTTACTAcatacaatggttcaacaacagcggtaaGGTTAacgtaacacgtactgttcgtatGCATTTTAGTATCGagtacatatgttgattatgttggtTGTGATGTGGTACTCATGCAAGCATGCTccctattacttggtagaccatggaaattcgATAAAAAATTGTCCACCGTGGTAGAAAAAataagtatactcttgttcataaggatgaACATATTATTTTGCTTCATATGTCTCCTGAACACATTTTGAAAGATGATCTTACtagagctagtaaagcaaaacaggagcaaaataagagtgaaaatcgtatcatggcaaaagaatttgagcaacacaaTAAGCATAACAAACCATCATCTAGTGTTGCCTCCGAAATTAAATTGAAAATTGGATGTTTACAGCCACCAAATccgatattgatgatctagattttagcaaatttgtttgctgtgcttttgtgtgcaaagaggcattattttcattcgaggacgtgcctcccTCTTTCCCACCTGTTATCACTaaaattttgcaggagtttgctaacgtatttccacaagacgtgccaccgggattaccacataTTCGAGGAATTGAGcattagattgacttaattcctggtgcttcgtTGCCCAACCGCTTGCCATATCGTACCAATCcaaaggagatgaaggagattTCAAGTCCAGGagttgctcgacaaaggttatatacgcgaatcccttagtccttgtgttgttcctattattataGTGCTGAAAAAGGTTATAtacacgtatgtgtgttgattgtagatccattaataatattactattccctatcgtcatcctattcctagtctagatgatatgcttgatgaattaggTGGCTCTAccgtattctccaaagttgatttgcgtagtggataccatcaaattcgtatgaaattggcagatggatggaaaacagcatttaaactaagtttggcttatatgagtggttagtcatgccttttgggttaactaatgcacctagcacattcatgagattaatgaacgaagttttacgtgctttcattggacgatatgtgatagtctattttgatgatatatttatagcagatctttggaggaatatTTGGAACATCTgtgtgctatttttattgctttatgtgatgcacatttgtttggtaaccttgggaagtgcaccttttgcaccgtcTGAGTATGTTTTtctggctatgttgttactccacagggaattgaagttgataaagccaagaatGAAGCGATTGAGAGtcggccgcagcccaaaatggtcacacaagtgaggagttttcttggcctagctggtttctataggcgttttgtgagagatttcggtACCATTGCTGCagctctcaatgagcttacaaagaagggtgTGTCTTTTGTTTGGGGTACGACAGAGGAAGGaaccttcatggtattgaaagataagttaacacatgctcctttactccaacttcctgattttagtaagacttttgagcttgaatgtgatgctcgTGGAATTGGATTACGAGgtatgttattacaagatggttaacatgttgcatacttttctgaaaaattgatgggcctagtctaaattattctacttatgataaggaattatatgctcttgttcggactttggaaacatggcaacattatttatggcccaaagaatttgttaaacattctgatcatgaatcttggAAACAcactaaaagtcaagcaaaactgaacagtagacatgctaaatgggttaaattcattgagactttcccttatgtcattaaacacaaaagGGCGAAAGAAAATGTTATTGTCGATGCTTTGTCTTGTCGTTATActgtgctttcacaacttgacattAAAATATTTGGTATGGAGACCATTAAAGACCAATATGTGTATGATGTTGGATTTAAAGATGTGATGCAGAactgtaaagaaggaagaacatggaacaagttggTCATTAGTGATGGATTTGTGTtacgtgctaacaagctatgcattccagctagctccgttcgtctgtttttgcaggaggcgcatgaaggaggattaatgggacactttggcgtgaagaagacggaggacgtacttgctacacatttcttttggccaaagatgagatagGATGTTGGGCGTTTTGTTGCTCGTTGGACTagatgtcaaaaagctaagtcacaactcaatcctcatAGTTTATATATGTCGTTGCCCGTACCTAGTGTTCCATGGAAGGACatatctatggattttgttttaggtttacctcgaacaaagaagggggggataacatatttgttgtcgtggatagatttttgaaaatgacatactttataccatgtcataaaagtgatgttGCTGCTAATGTTGTTGATtcgttctttcatgaaattattcgcttgcatggtgtgcctaATACAATTATTTCAGATCATGATAATAAATTACTTAGCCACGTCTGGAGATGTTTATGGGATAAGTTGGCGACTAAACTGCTCTTTAGTACTACATGTCagccccaaactgatggtcaaactgaagtagtcaatagaacactgtctactatgcttagggctgttttggaGAATAACGTGAAAATTTGGGAAGAATACTTGCCTcgtattgaattttcttataatcggtTGCTGCATTAATGTGCCTTttaaaattgtgtatggtttcctacctcgtgcatccATTGATTTCTTGGCTCTTCCATCTtcaagaaggttaattttgatgctaaacaacgtgttgaattgatcttaaaaaatcatgagttaactaaggaaaacattgagagCATGAATGCTAAATTCAAACTTGCTGGCGATAAGGGTAGAAGACATATTGTGTTTGAACCAGGAGATCTTGTTTTGTTACATTTATGCAAAAATaggtttcctgatttgcgcaaatctaAACTAATGCCACGTTTTGATGATCCTTTTAAGgcgttagagaaaataaatgataatgcgtataaacttgagctgcctgcaaattttggggttagtcccacttttaacactgTAGATTTGAAGTCTTATGTAGGTAAGGAATATGAGTTTCCTCGAGGACGACTTCAAttcaaggagaggatgatgaggacatcactaatACAGTTACACCCACAATCCCTGCTGCtacacatactggaccaattactagagctcgtgcatgccaattaaattactaggtacttttgtatcttggtaacgattctaatgttcatgagaatatgatgctgcctaaattgaatgtttgttttgcttgcaaatgaagggccatcatggacaagaaggatgaacattggagcatgatcaagcatggagatgatggcgcgcgcaaggggaacaagaatagaGTTTCTCGTGGAGTTTTCAGCACTTTTGAGCCACAATGATGACATACAAGTAcgtggacgaaatatacaagatgacctTTCATAAATTACGTCCATAGTTTAATATAGGTGTTGCGTCACTTTATTTTTGGgccaggtgatagaggcaaaggtgttccgtctttcgatgagatggtggctatcgtttttaatggagtagactttgacgatccggctACGAACGTGCAAGGATGTCGCgacttagcaaccgctaaaccaactccgagaggttattgaccacaccggagcatgatcaacctgaccacgagggtctatttcctgcaagcaaacgaagaacaatcaAGAAACTAAGATTTACAATcaagatattgcgaatataagaggaaagctttattaatcaaggtggggttctgtgacgtcttgatctggtcgttgaacacaaacgaagtacgcgaagttgcagctatggcgaacttttaatctaaacaaaactcaaagtctaaacgatgccctaagggttgtatatatggaggaagaggggggaatttcgtggcccttgaaggaggggtccgaaaccaaccctaactcttgtttccccacacatacggactctaaaaacagcctatacttgactattttgaaattacatgggcctggcccaaaaataaggtgacccagcacctataatagcctctggatgatATTTATGAAGTGGcaccttgtatatttcgtccaaggcttcatgcactcattatggtggcttcaaagtcctgaaatcatcacttgtaactccgttcttgttccccttgcacatgccatcatctccatgcttaatcttgctccaatgttcatccctcttgtccaagctagggccttcatttgtaagcaagacaaatgtatccaatttaggcagcatcatattctcatgaacattagaatcattactaagaaacaaaagtacctgataatttaattggcgtgcgcgagctctagtaattggtccagtatgtatagcagcaggggctgtgggtgtaacaatgatattgatgtcctcatcaccaggcccatgtaattttgaaatacacttAGTAGcatgtttttagagtctgtattaaTAGGGGAAAACGACTTAGGATAGAATTTAGTCCCCATCTTGCCAAGGATGGATGAAATTCCCATGTCTCCCTATATAGGGCGTCATTTTAgaattgggttttgtttagattaaattcgtcatagctgcaactcacgtccttcatttgtgttcaacgaccccACTTGATTAGTAAAGCTTTTCTCTTAAATTCGCAATATTCAAATTGCAATATCAATTTCTTACTTGTTTTTCATTTGcgtgcaggaaatagacccttgtgATCTCGTTGATCATGCTGcgacatggtcaataacctctcaaagttggtttagcgattactaaggcaCGTCTTCACATGTTCGTTGTCGGATCGTCAAAGCCAACTTTCACCGAAAACGATAGCTACCTCTCATCAAAACATCCGCCTCTATCACCAATGCTTACAACCTCCACGGTGCATAGTATCATAGCTTGATATCATAGTGACCTCATTTATTGTCAAGCAACACTCCAGCCAAGTACTAGAACACACATGAGGAAATGCTGAAGTCCACAAGGGTAATAAACGGCACAAACTATATTAACACAGTATATTACAATACAAACAGGACCAAACGGAGCTTGTAGAATCTCAACTCATAACCAGAACAAAAACGGGAACTAAACATTGAACATCTTGTTTGAGCCTGTATGCAGATCATACACAAATCAGAATTTTAGATGGGTCTTCTGAAACAACAATCTTCAAGCTGCAGTACCTTGCAGTTCTTGCCTCGACACAAACCACCCTGAACCCGCATGGGCATGGTAGACTTGGCAAGCAACAAAATAGCATGGAGAGTATGAAAAATGATATTTGATCCAGGCTAGGATCTCCAGATAAGCAGCAACCAGCATGGAGAATATGCCATTGATATTTGATCCAGGCTATAATCACATGAGATCGATCtcttttgtcttcaacatcttcagAATCCATCTTGTTCCTTCTTTTCACAGCCAAGGCTTAAATTTTGCACAATGATGTGGCTGAATCGCTAAATCATAGTAGTAACAAAGAACGTTAGAAGGATATCTTCTAAAGACTTGCCGCCAGATGTAATCTTGTATTAACTAATTGCTTGAATTTCTCTAGTTCTCATGTAAGTCATGAACTGCCCAGGTACTTCAGCAAGAAGTGACTGAACTATGGATATCCCGGTACCTGGAAATACGATGGATTATCACATTCCTTTACTTTCTAAGTGAAGGTCAGGAAAGCAAAATCATATGCAGGAGACAGCGAACAAATATTATACAGATGGCAAGATACATGAAAACAGAATGATTTGTCCTCTAATGCCAAAATTACATCGAACACAGCATTACTAAAACACATACCATGCACATCTTTCATTGGGGCGAACTGTATCACATCCCTTGATGCAACTCTCCCCGTTGAGCTTTCCAATCTTCCCCCTTTATTTGGATCCAGAAACTGCACAGTGAAAGAATATTGTCGTCTGATTTTATCCACTTTTCAGTGATTAGGGTTATGTCATTAGTAGACCCTTCTAATTGGTACAGAACTGTTACTTTAGCATTCCACTTTTATGTCTAAAAGGAAATATACAAATGACTTTACACAAATAAAACTGGGAAAACTTGTCCAGCCCCATTACCTCCATTTCCTTGAAGTCAGCCCCACCAACTCCAACAACAATGATGGACAAAGGAAAATCGGATGCCTTTATGATTGCATCAATAGTCTCCTGAAAATCAGTCACTACACCATCCTGGACAAAAGATTAACGGGTAAGAACGAAAAACATGGTGCAGTTTTTAAAGATGGGCCTAGAGGTATTACATACCGTCACTATTAACAGAATAAAGTATTTCTGTTGGTTGCTTGTAAGGGATTGGCTTGCTATTGCTGTAGCGGTGCTAAGTAGAGGACCAAAGAGTGTAGGACCAGCCAATGACACATTGCGTAGCGCACTGATATAAGCTGACATAATTCCCTGTATTCCCTCAACCTGAGGAAGATTATATGGGTAGGCTATGAATAAATGGAAGCTTAAACCTTAAGAAGCCACCCAAAAAAGAGAGGAGAATGCGGCACAAGGGTTCATTCATTTTGCAAATACAAACAAGTTTACTAAACTTAACTAAGATGGGTGAAAAAGCGGATTCTCAATTAGCTTTCCAGAGAAAGCacacaaattcttcatctgaagacGATACTCCATTCAAATGTTGGAAATAATGTAAAATACCTCAGGCTGATAAGTGCTGCCATTTAAGTTGAAACAGTGTGAAACAGGACCGTCAATAGGTCTTGCTCCATAGCCCCAAGAGGGGATACGCTTAGCTGGGTCATAGTACTGTAGTATATCTCCAATCTCCAGTATTACCTGCCACAAAAACAGCAATGGAAGAACCTAATATCAATCTGTGCTCAAAGGTTCACCAGAATACAAAACTAGAATGATAAATCAGTTGCCCACTCTTTGATATGCATTTGGCCGTCCGGAGGGGTCAATATAATGCAAGGAATCTGGAAGCCGAGGGTTTCCATTTGAAGCTATAAAGCATAAACATTGACAGTAAAAAATAGGAAACGTGCTGTTACAAACTAGTGAATGAGAATTGAGCAAGGCCAGCTTGCAGTAGCACATCCGTGCATACCTGTGTAGTCgatggctaccatcaaattcaatTGACACCCAGCAGAAATATAATCGATAAAAGTATGTCTACTATTCTCAAGAtatttctccacatatacctggctCTTCAATACCTGCATGTCAGAATAAAATTCGGTTAATACAGTATAACAGTTGCAGAGGTTCTACAGAAGAAGAAAAATATTACCTCCTTACTATGACAATCATGTGCATTGCTGGCAGGAACAAAGAAATTTTCACCATTCCCACTATGGTACATGTTTTCCAATTCGGCGACTGATTTTACTATCTTGCTGTCAAATTACAAAGGGTATCTAATCAGAAAAGAACATGAATTTGAGAATTAATGGCATAGGCTATAAGGCACCATTACATgctaacaactactccctccgtcccaaaatataagaatggTTTTTACACTagcatagtgtcaaaaacgttcttatattttgggacagagggagtaataaacAACAAAAGCGAGTGCAGGTAGCATGTTGAGTTACAAAAGGGGACAATTACCCAACTAGGTCATGTTTGCCATTGCTACTGAAGTTGAAGCATTCTATCATGAGGGGATTCTCCTGAAACATAATACAGCCACGAGAAAAGAAATACAGAGGGATTAGACACATACAAAAGCCATTAGGCAACAAAGAAAGTGGATTTTTTCTTTATTCATTTTAGAGCAGCCGCCTGTGATGCCTGTCGAAGCGTTATCTTTCAAAGGGGGCCGGCTGATGAAGATCTAAGGCTGGCTACCTAACTTACCGCTTCATGCATGCTCCAGTGAAGCTCAGCCATCGATTCCACATTGGACAACTCCATTTAAATTACAGTTTTGGGCTACTCGTCGTTGTCAAGCTCTGCGCCCTTCTACCGTCTTCTTTTACCTTTTGTTGCTTTACTTTTCACATGCGACCTTCCGACTACATAAGCCTAGATTTAGGGTGGTAAGGGCATGTTATTTTGCTAGGGTTTCCCCCTAAGCCGCCGCTGTTCGCATGCCGGCAAGAACTCCTGTAGCTAATCTAAGTGAGTTTTGAATCTTCTGAATTTTCTGAGTTTCCTGAACTTGTCAAGCCGGTCCTTGTCACTGCCCATGCGCTTGCAGAGAACTAACAGCACCAGCTAGTGGTTCAAAACTTCAAATAAACATATATGTAATGCTGACTCGAGGGGCACGAAAGTTCGTATATATAAGCTCTGATTGCACCCTAAACAGAAAGTACAAAAGAAAATGGAAGTGGAAAGATCTCATGCCTTACTTCCGACCTGTTGGAGATTCATAATCACTGGCTTCCACTTAGGATTGAGATCATTCTTCCTTACTTCTGTCTTGCAAATTGGAACAGGTGTTCCGTTCTCTGACATTCTGGATATTAGCAAGAAAGGATCCTGTAATAAGCATGATTAGAAAAGTGAAAAACTATTTTCTTCTGCAACCAACAATCCACATGCGAAGCATAGATAGCCATTCACCAAATTGCAAGTGCAACAACAGTAAAACAAGTACCCAGCAAAAGATGAAAACATAAGCTTACACTTTTTGAAAGAAGATCCTTGATTTCAAGATCTGAACAGTGGAATACCATTTCCATTAATGCTTTTGAACCAGCACTTTCTTCGGCCTGAACAGTTAACTCACCAAATTTACTAGGATTTGGTAAGTTGTGCTCAGAAACACCAAGCTTTAGGGTGAACAATCTATTCTGTTTGGTGATAACCTACAAAATCAACTTTGATCTCAAGAAACAAAATATGCAAGTGCTGGCCACACTACTTTGCAACCACAAAACAGTATGTTTATGATGAACCTAGGATAATATGTCGTGGAACTGGAACTACCAACCAGTTCTAGAGCTGAAAATCCAGATGATAAGATAAACTTGGCCACCAGGTTAATACAAGCAGGATTTCTTACTTTGTCCTTTCCTCCCTTCACCACTTATTTTAAGTTTTACAGCACAGTTTGACGTATTCATTGCAGAAGGTCCAAAATAGTTACTCTTTCCTCAACACAAGTATGTTTTGTGCACTTAAGTATTTAGTCaaggaaagaaacaatagccaCGAAAAGCAGCAATGATTTAACCATAGTAAACATACGTCGGATAAATTACAGATGGCTTCTCCAAGAAACTGTTGCTCCTCCAGTTTAAGCATCTGCATTTCAGGGCAGGCTAACATTAGAATTGTAATGACAGATGAAAGGAGGAATGAGAGAAGACTTTCCAAGATATCATATCTGCCAGTATCCTTGCCGAAACTAGTGTGTGCAATGGAATGTAGATTAGGGTTGTTCATATCAGCAAAAAGAAATGGTAGAAAAAAAGGAATAAAGTGAAGAAACAAATAAAATGAACTGACAGTTATAAGAACATAGTACAGATATCTTTCTTCTACTTTGGGAAATCTACGCAGAATCACAATTTTAAGATACTCTGTGGTTTCTAGAGAACTTCAGTAACCAACAGACTAAAAACCACGGAACAATCAAATATTTCTTTTTGTATAATTTACACCATTATAAATAAAAATTAACTAAACCTACAGCTACATAATCCAATTTGGGACAGTGCAAAAAAGTAAAGTTGTCATGAAATGTGGACTTTCACATCGAAGGCTTTCTCTAGCAGAAAATCATCGGTACGAGTATTTTGAGAAGAAAAATGAAAACAATGACAAAACATAATTACCTTTTCACCAACTTCATGAAACTGCGGATCAATATCATAAATATGAAACCTGTGAGGAAATATATCTGTTATAACCGAGGATCGACAAGATGTAAAATTCATTCTTAACACTTGTAGTCTAAGATAGAAACAAGGGAGAATTGAAGTGATTTAGTGAACACTAGAATCTTACACCAATGGCTGAAGAACTTCAAACTGGTATTGCAAAATGATCTTTGCATTCCATGACGGGCTCGATGAATTTACAATAACTTCAGTGCGCCCAATTTCTTCAAGTGCTCCGTCATTGCTCGAATACACAACGACTATGGGATTGCTCTGCGAAAGAGAGAGGGAGATTGAGAAGTGTAACACAAAGTTGGATGAGATAATATGATAGAATAGATTTGTTCTGGACATGGGTCCACAGTATCAAGGCAAGAGTGGCAGCATGGGAGGAGTCCATGAGAGAGAAGTATCCTAAGAGTCCGCTAGTAAAGTATAGGATTAAGAAAGAGTCCAATTGTATAAGGAAATATCTAAGTCTAGTTGTATTAGGAGAGGTCAAGGGCCTCAGCATATATAAGGATGACATATGCATTCACATTGGAGGCAAGCAAGAACAATCAATCTATTCTCCCAAGTTATTCTGTCCTCTAAACCTATGTCTACCCAATCCCTCGCAGCCATGCCAGCTGGGTATCTTCGGCCCAGTAGTTATCCCTTTGTGAATCAAGGTTCACAACATTTGGTATCAAGCCGA encodes the following:
- the LOC123144443 gene encoding protein BONZAI 1 isoform X2, which produces MGNCCSDEMGAGRHSVGPAASSADAASAVADRFLRSRGAGASTQIELSLSASNLGDQEYFFKSNPIVVVYSSNDGALEEIGRTEVIVNSSSPSWNAKIILQYQFEVLQPLVFHIYDIDPQFHEVGEKMLKLEEQQFLGEAICNLSDVITKQNRLFTLKLGVSEHNLPNPSKFGELTVQAEESAGSKALMEMVFHCSDLEIKDLLSKSDPFLLISRMSENGTPVPICKTEVRKNDLNPKWKPVIMNLQQENPLMIECFNFSSNGKHDLVGKIVKSVAELENMYHSGNGENFFVPASNAHDCHSKEVLKSQVYVEKYLENSRHTFIDYISAGCQLNLMVAIDYTASNGNPRLPDSLHYIDPSGRPNAYQRVILEIGDILQYYDPAKRIPSWGYGARPIDGPVSHCFNLNGSTYQPEVEGIQGIMSAYISALRNVSLAGPTLFGPLLSTATAIASQSLTSNQQKYFILLIVTDGVVTDFQETIDAIIKASDFPLSIIVVGVGGADFKEMEFLDPNKGGRLESSTGRVASRDVIQFAPMKDVHGTGISIVQSLLAEVPGQFMTYMRTREIQAIS
- the LOC123144443 gene encoding protein BONZAI 1 isoform X1, whose translation is MGNCCSDEMGAGRHSVGPAASSADAASAVADRFLRSRGAGASTQIELSLSASNLGDQEYFFKSNPIVVVYSSNDGALEEIGRTEVIVNSSSPSWNAKIILQYQFEVLQPLVFHIYDIDPQFHEVGEKMLKLEEQQFLGEAICNLSDVITKQNRLFTLKLGVSEHNLPNPSKFGELTVQAEESAGSKALMEMVFHCSDLEIKDLLSKSDPFLLISRMSENGTPVPICKTEVRKNDLNPKWKPVIMNLQQVGSKENPLMIECFNFSSNGKHDLVGKIVKSVAELENMYHSGNGENFFVPASNAHDCHSKEVLKSQVYVEKYLENSRHTFIDYISAGCQLNLMVAIDYTASNGNPRLPDSLHYIDPSGRPNAYQRVILEIGDILQYYDPAKRIPSWGYGARPIDGPVSHCFNLNGSTYQPEVEGIQGIMSAYISALRNVSLAGPTLFGPLLSTATAIASQSLTSNQQKYFILLIVTDGVVTDFQETIDAIIKASDFPLSIIVVGVGGADFKEMEFLDPNKGGRLESSTGRVASRDVIQFAPMKDVHGTGISIVQSLLAEVPGQFMTYMRTREIQAIS